A genomic stretch from Flavobacterium humidisoli includes:
- a CDS encoding BON domain-containing protein → MKTNEELQRDVQNAIKWEPQLHAAEIGVTAKDGIVTLMGTVDAYYKKIEAENATKNVDGVKAVVEEIEIKYSSNQRTDEDIASDALKALTDSWNVPQENIQVKVEKGWVTLEGHVTWNYQKEAAEKSIGHLSGVRGVTNHIKIKAEIQNEIEKHSIKKALSSNWTLHSENILIKVDGTKVTLTGSVSSIYQKDLAEKIVWKTPGIWAVDNQLAVEHKYTPVL, encoded by the coding sequence ATGAAAACAAATGAAGAATTACAAAGAGACGTTCAAAATGCCATAAAATGGGAGCCACAGCTGCATGCGGCAGAAATTGGCGTAACCGCTAAAGATGGAATTGTGACGCTGATGGGAACAGTCGATGCTTACTATAAAAAAATCGAAGCTGAAAATGCCACCAAAAATGTTGATGGAGTAAAAGCTGTTGTCGAGGAAATTGAAATAAAGTATTCCAGCAACCAAAGAACAGATGAGGATATTGCCAGCGATGCCTTAAAAGCTTTAACTGACAGCTGGAATGTTCCTCAGGAAAACATTCAGGTTAAGGTGGAAAAAGGATGGGTCACACTTGAAGGACATGTGACTTGGAACTATCAAAAAGAAGCAGCTGAAAAATCTATTGGGCATCTTTCAGGTGTGAGAGGTGTGACAAATCACATCAAAATTAAAGCGGAAATACAAAACGAGATTGAGAAACACAGCATAAAAAAAGCCCTGTCCAGCAACTGGACCTTACATTCTGAAAATATTCTAATTAAGGTAGATGGCACAAAAGTTACTTTGACTGGTAGTGTCTCTTCCATTTACCAAAAAGATCTGGCAGAAAAAATAGTCTGGAAAACTCCTGGCATCTGGGCTGTTGACAATCAGCTGGCTGTAGAACATAAATACACTCCAGTATTGTAA
- a CDS encoding universal stress protein, producing the protein MKKLLVTTDLSYNSKPAVRFAIQLAAQAGYELTFLYVNSSFIIDPFSSVTFVGLPEPDTKMQEQSLKRFIHTLYRQTHKQPEKINYIVENKLGVNEAILDCAKRIKADYICMSTRGGGLANKLLGSHTSKILHDSPIPVLVVPRHYRMKQLNSVLYPSDIEDIKIELPLIKKFAAEFNAPISIYHYDYFTEEEEINKKLHEIEHQYKSNIVHFHFKKLNPEVSLLRHLQIDIMRAKPSIITMFAKEDRSWFGQLFQPIKTSEKGFDTRTPMLVFRK; encoded by the coding sequence ATGAAAAAATTACTTGTCACAACAGACTTATCCTATAATTCCAAACCGGCAGTACGATTTGCCATACAGCTTGCTGCACAAGCAGGTTACGAACTTACATTTCTTTATGTAAACAGTTCATTTATCATTGATCCTTTTTCATCTGTTACTTTTGTTGGCCTTCCGGAACCTGACACTAAAATGCAAGAACAAAGCTTAAAAAGATTTATACATACTCTGTACAGGCAAACCCATAAACAACCAGAAAAGATTAATTATATAGTCGAAAATAAGCTGGGTGTAAATGAAGCTATTCTGGACTGTGCAAAAAGAATCAAAGCCGATTATATTTGCATGAGCACCAGAGGCGGTGGTCTGGCCAATAAGCTATTAGGCAGCCATACCAGCAAAATTTTACACGATTCTCCTATTCCTGTTCTTGTTGTACCAAGACATTACAGAATGAAGCAATTAAATTCTGTCTTATATCCATCTGACATTGAAGACATAAAAATTGAATTGCCCTTAATTAAAAAGTTTGCTGCAGAATTTAATGCTCCGATTTCCATATATCATTATGATTACTTTACCGAAGAGGAAGAAATCAATAAAAAACTACATGAAATAGAACATCAATATAAATCCAATATTGTGCATTTTCATTTTAAAAAGCTAAATCCCGAAGTATCATTACTTCGCCACCTGCAAATTGATATTATGAGAGCCAAACCCTCCATCATAACCATGTTTGCCAAAGAGGATCGAAGCTGGTTTGGACAGCTTTTTCAGCCTATCAAAACATCCGAAAAGGGTTTTGATACAAGAACACCTATGCTTGTTTTTAGAAAATGA
- a CDS encoding BON domain-containing protein, with product MKSNEVLQREVQQAIKLEPLLHPAEIGVIVKEAIVTLTGNVDSLVKKKEALHAAKKIKGVAAIVDEIKVFIEKSAVISDQKIAEQVVNAFNENHIIPKKAVCITVEDGWVILEGILPWSFQRDIAAEIVENQKGIVGLTNNIKLKRETFHPVEKELLEKALQRHWALDLDEINIEVAGATVQLSGTVGSILQKEEAEKIAYKTPGVIKVINHLKVNLEQPYLC from the coding sequence ATGAAAAGTAATGAAGTTTTACAAAGAGAGGTGCAGCAGGCAATTAAATTAGAACCCCTACTGCATCCAGCAGAAATTGGTGTAATAGTAAAAGAAGCAATAGTGACCCTTACAGGAAATGTGGATTCACTTGTGAAGAAAAAAGAGGCGCTGCATGCTGCCAAGAAAATAAAAGGTGTTGCTGCAATTGTAGATGAAATAAAGGTTTTTATTGAAAAATCAGCTGTAATTTCAGATCAAAAGATTGCCGAGCAGGTTGTTAATGCTTTTAATGAAAATCATATTATACCTAAAAAAGCAGTCTGCATTACAGTAGAAGACGGCTGGGTTATTCTTGAGGGAATTTTACCTTGGAGTTTTCAAAGAGATATTGCTGCGGAAATTGTTGAAAATCAAAAAGGAATAGTAGGATTAACAAATAATATTAAACTTAAGAGAGAGACATTTCATCCTGTAGAAAAAGAGCTGCTTGAGAAAGCGCTTCAAAGACATTGGGCTCTTGATCTTGATGAAATAAATATTGAGGTTGCAGGAGCGACCGTGCAGCTATCTGGAACAGTAGGCTCTATTTTACAAAAAGAGGAGGCAGAAAAAATTGCATACAAAACTCCGGGAGTAATCAAAGTGATAAACCATTTGAAAGTGAATCTGGAACAGCCTTATCTCTGTTAG
- a CDS encoding TIGR00730 family Rossman fold protein: MKNAKPRNDSSEIQFLEGPQSRLSELKFILGILWELIRCFRKLYTIGPCITFFGSARFKEDHPYYEFTKKASGEFAKLGFTIMTGGGPGLMEAANLGAKQVGGKSVGCNIKLPIDQVPNSYLDKWVVAKHFFIRKILLVKYSFAFVVMPGGFGTLDEYFEALTLIQTGKIKNFPIIIFNAAYHKNLIDHIKHMKQQGTINELDSKLFLITDDIEEARLFIMEHSIKHYGLKPKFKI, encoded by the coding sequence ATGAAAAATGCAAAACCTCGTAACGATTCGTCAGAAATTCAGTTTTTAGAAGGGCCGCAATCGAGGTTAAGCGAGCTGAAGTTTATATTAGGTATTTTGTGGGAACTGATAAGATGCTTCAGAAAACTGTACACTATTGGTCCTTGTATTACTTTTTTTGGATCTGCACGTTTTAAAGAAGATCACCCTTATTATGAATTTACAAAAAAAGCCTCCGGCGAGTTTGCTAAACTTGGTTTTACCATAATGACTGGAGGTGGGCCAGGCCTTATGGAAGCTGCAAACTTGGGAGCAAAACAGGTTGGAGGAAAATCAGTAGGATGCAATATAAAACTTCCTATTGATCAGGTGCCAAATTCGTACCTTGACAAGTGGGTTGTGGCAAAACATTTTTTTATCCGAAAGATTCTTTTAGTGAAATATTCTTTTGCCTTTGTAGTTATGCCTGGCGGTTTTGGAACGCTGGACGAATATTTTGAAGCGCTTACGCTGATACAGACCGGAAAGATTAAAAACTTCCCTATTATTATATTCAATGCAGCATATCATAAAAACCTAATTGATCATATTAAGCATATGAAACAGCAGGGAACTATAAACGAGCTAGATTCAAAATTATTCTTGATAACAGACGATATTGAAGAAGCAAGACTTTTTATCATGGAGCATAGCATTAAACATTACGGCCTAAAACCAAAATTCAAAATTTAA
- a CDS encoding BON domain-containing protein: MKKDNDVLRKEAVEAIKWEPLLRSNEIDVTVQDGIVTLGGTVDNYTQKKEAEQAVKNIAGVTGVVDDIKVDLFFSAIRSDTEIKAAVSKALHENWAVPDHKIKVSVENGWVTLDGILHWNFQRKAADNAIRYLAGVRGVIDNMKIEAEIKDEMTKEIVEKALRLSWILDFDNIKVRVEGKTIYLSGIVDSLFQKDEAERIAWNTPGVCYVDNEIVVEFN; encoded by the coding sequence ATGAAAAAAGATAACGATGTTTTACGCAAAGAAGCAGTAGAGGCTATCAAATGGGAGCCGCTATTACGCTCAAATGAAATTGATGTTACTGTTCAAGACGGGATTGTTACCCTTGGCGGAACAGTGGATAACTACACACAAAAAAAAGAGGCGGAGCAGGCAGTTAAAAATATTGCAGGTGTAACAGGAGTAGTAGACGATATTAAAGTTGATTTATTCTTTTCTGCTATTAGAAGCGATACCGAAATTAAAGCTGCTGTTAGCAAAGCGCTGCATGAAAATTGGGCTGTGCCTGATCATAAGATAAAAGTTAGTGTAGAGAATGGATGGGTAACACTAGATGGGATTCTACATTGGAATTTTCAAAGAAAAGCAGCTGATAACGCTATTCGATATCTGGCAGGAGTAAGAGGGGTGATTGACAATATGAAAATAGAAGCTGAAATAAAAGACGAAATGACAAAAGAAATAGTAGAGAAAGCCCTTCGCCTGAGCTGGATTCTTGATTTTGATAATATTAAAGTTAGGGTCGAAGGCAAAACAATATACCTCAGCGGTATTGTTGATTCTCTTTTTCAGAAAGATGAAGCAGAAAGAATTGCCTGGAATACGCCTGGTGTATGCTATGTTGACAATGAGATTGTTGTAGAATTTAATTAA